The Gammaproteobacteria bacterium sequence GCTGATGGTCGTGATGCTCGTGATCGTGATGCCGCCCCCCGCCTGATCGAGGATCTCCCCCCAGTCCTCCCCTTTGGCCGCCCGCTCGATGACATGCAGCGCGTCGTCGATACCGATTCCCAGCAGGATCGGAGTAACCGCGACTGACAGGAAGCTGACGGGGATTCGCAGCCATCCCATGACGCCCAGGGTGACCAGCACCGCGCAGAGCAAGGGCAGCATCGCGAGAAAGACGCGGCGCAGGCTGCGAAACTCGATACCGAGCAACAGCACGATCACGCCGAATGCGATGGCCGCCGTCCTCAACGCCTCGGTACCCAGCAAGGGATGCGCCGAGAAGTATGAGGATGCCACTGCCGGTCAGCGCACCGATCTGGGCCAGTCCCCGGTACTCGCTGGCGGTCAACGCAAAGAACGCCGCACTCGTAGTCAACGCGCCGAAGACG is a genomic window containing:
- a CDS encoding MMPL family transporter, translated to MASSYFSAHPLLGTEALRTAAIAFGVIVLLLGIEFRSLRRVFLAMLPLLCAVLVTLGVMGWLRIPVSFLSVAVTPILLGIGIDDALHVIERAAKGEDWGEILDQAGGGITITSITTISAFLSLCLSRHPAVVEFASVTALGVLVCWLSSVTLLPALLRAGHRNGGRMRRVTLR